A window from Roseburia sp. 499 encodes these proteins:
- a CDS encoding PIN domain-containing protein, with amino-acid sequence MIFSEVTLSYPCVQHNVEVAHFTARKSTAIEWLILEAISKCEKLTNYTGISIGDFFEQIFTISDADLLIRPVLISLQDMGAITISGIDDETELDTVAMSNLKLTNTGREMQTLGLLPGTTSEETFSIYYDIVAESLKDEANVFKEESTGIRVIDIEDADDTEFPEGAIREWLFSIQNDKKRKRLNWLTPTTRIESITRLGSELYWKNITRKVELVEGMRWKVSGVEDENIDEVTLEESDISCPENLKDLPYLEISDPDAEIKRLVSIAEINSLIGEFLQKDDLFCVESKYYKDIKVNQQGKKKIRIGIVYGFDKFEVESKGKQIIIRVPDCEFRSMGLYFNTKDSVQAGIATVTAGSISKDIAIAYIPNTSEISLTNTVVEIVDKYYAQDNTILFALYELGLKEMFLQYSERIISEEENIADKAKTIEQFNEKSRGYYGQNIISAADKERLLVNENYIVGKCQTIEGAKNVIAEYAEINAFRQDESLFQRIMKLSIETVGEQDSLEDIWDFWKAISSAKKAYINWVTKLGLQKKLYSKKSIMTFINKFTDENIFEIEEYTAVEQIILSMRRISLQIENMLPELNLYKTVSEEKYNELVLSHIDIIENLYDQSRKWQDEEERFNNKIIELEEILTTDTPFDNVRKNISGLRNALATFFDDSFMRFNKVYIVDTCTLMNEPSLISWFDGEKALLVIPMIVLDELDGLKSDEDEEKAFKAREVIRNISNYKAYDWLSTSESSHPELLSDDLDKERNDNKILSIAIRYCAKKPILLTDDINLGNIASANKIENMTLEAYQAMKQHEKLSNKGNSKKSKKKKK; translated from the coding sequence ATGATTTTTTCAGAAGTAACACTTTCATACCCTTGTGTACAGCATAATGTTGAAGTCGCACATTTTACAGCTAGAAAATCCACAGCTATTGAGTGGCTTATTCTTGAGGCTATTAGCAAGTGTGAGAAGCTGACTAATTACACTGGTATTTCAATAGGTGATTTTTTTGAACAGATATTTACAATTTCAGATGCTGATCTTTTGATTAGACCAGTTTTAATCTCGCTACAAGACATGGGAGCGATAACTATATCAGGAATTGATGATGAGACAGAACTTGATACAGTTGCAATGAGCAATTTAAAATTGACCAACACTGGACGAGAAATGCAAACTTTGGGGCTTTTACCTGGGACAACATCAGAAGAAACTTTTTCCATTTACTATGATATTGTTGCTGAATCTTTGAAAGATGAAGCAAATGTTTTCAAAGAAGAGTCAACTGGGATCCGAGTAATTGATATTGAGGATGCAGATGATACAGAATTTCCGGAAGGAGCAATTAGAGAGTGGTTATTCTCCATTCAGAACGATAAAAAGCGAAAGCGGTTAAACTGGCTTACTCCAACAACGAGGATAGAGTCGATCACTCGTCTTGGCTCAGAATTATATTGGAAAAATATCACACGAAAAGTTGAACTAGTCGAGGGAATGCGTTGGAAGGTTTCTGGAGTAGAGGATGAGAATATAGATGAGGTTACATTAGAAGAATCGGATATTTCATGTCCCGAGAATTTAAAAGATTTACCTTATTTGGAGATATCAGATCCAGATGCCGAAATAAAAAGACTTGTATCAATTGCAGAAATCAATTCATTAATAGGGGAATTCCTTCAAAAGGATGATTTGTTTTGTGTAGAGTCAAAGTACTATAAGGACATAAAGGTAAATCAGCAAGGCAAGAAAAAAATCAGAATAGGAATAGTATATGGTTTTGATAAGTTTGAGGTAGAGAGCAAAGGAAAGCAAATCATTATACGTGTACCTGATTGTGAATTTAGGAGTATGGGACTTTACTTTAATACAAAAGATTCGGTACAGGCAGGCATTGCTACGGTAACCGCAGGATCTATTTCTAAAGATATCGCAATTGCATATATTCCAAATACAAGTGAGATAAGCCTTACTAATACTGTAGTGGAAATTGTTGATAAATATTACGCTCAAGATAATACTATTTTGTTTGCATTATATGAACTCGGACTAAAGGAAATGTTCTTGCAATATTCCGAACGTATTATTTCTGAAGAGGAAAATATTGCAGATAAAGCTAAAACAATTGAACAGTTTAATGAGAAGAGCAGGGGCTATTATGGACAGAATATTATTTCAGCGGCAGACAAGGAAAGGTTGCTTGTAAACGAGAATTACATAGTGGGAAAATGCCAGACAATAGAAGGTGCTAAGAATGTTATAGCAGAGTATGCAGAGATAAATGCATTTAGACAAGACGAAAGTTTATTCCAACGAATAATGAAACTGTCTATTGAAACTGTTGGTGAGCAAGACTCTTTGGAAGATATATGGGATTTTTGGAAGGCTATTTCCTCAGCAAAGAAAGCCTATATAAACTGGGTTACAAAACTTGGCCTCCAGAAGAAACTGTACTCAAAGAAAAGTATTATGACCTTTATAAATAAATTCACTGACGAAAATATTTTTGAAATTGAGGAATATACTGCTGTTGAACAGATTATTCTTAGTATGAGAAGAATATCATTGCAAATAGAAAATATGCTGCCCGAACTGAATCTGTATAAAACGGTTAGCGAAGAAAAATATAATGAGCTTGTACTTAGTCACATCGATATTATTGAGAATCTGTATGATCAGTCTAGAAAATGGCAGGATGAAGAAGAACGTTTCAATAATAAGATAATTGAACTAGAGGAAATACTTACGACAGATACACCATTTGATAATGTAAGAAAGAATATATCCGGACTGCGTAATGCTCTTGCTACATTCTTTGATGATTCCTTCATGAGATTTAATAAGGTGTATATTGTGGATACATGTACACTTATGAATGAACCTAGCTTGATTTCATGGTTTGATGGGGAAAAAGCATTACTTGTTATTCCAATGATTGTACTTGATGAACTTGATGGCTTAAAGAGTGATGAAGATGAAGAAAAAGCTTTCAAGGCAAGAGAGGTAATTAGAAATATTAGTAATTACAAAGCATACGATTGGCTGAGCACAAGCGAATCAAGTCATCCGGAATTGCTTTCAGATGATTTAGATAAAGAACGAAATGATAATAAAATTCTGTCGATTGCAATTCGGTACTGTGCAAAGAAACCTATTCTGTTAACTGATGATATTAATCTTGGAAACATCGCAAGTGCAAATAAAATTGAGAATATGACTCTTGAAGCATATCAAGCGATGAAGCAACACGAGAAGTTGTCAAACAAGGGTAATAGTAAGAAATCAAAGAAAAAGAAGAAATAA
- a CDS encoding DNA-binding protein has translation MNGYLKISEVSEKWGIKERRINTLCLEGRIEGAIKFGNTWAIPENAEKPKDERIKSGKYIKEKRLV, from the coding sequence ATGAATGGATATTTAAAAATTTCAGAAGTTTCAGAAAAGTGGGGGATTAAGGAGAGGAGAATCAATACTTTGTGCCTTGAAGGACGTATAGAAGGCGCTATCAAGTTTGGGAATACTTGGGCTATACCAGAAAATGCTGAGAAGCCAAAGGATGAGAGAATAAAGAGTGGTAAATATATTAAGGAAAAAAGATTAGTATGA
- a CDS encoding DEAD/DEAH box helicase has product MANDKDFTKLIAGIVGASIAGVAVSATVKGVKSSSNKDKEITNATHKKTSDDIFEEERIKQEMDDMWKQKQMDDMWEEHRIMQHSVCGSERNNMADRNDNSFYDNDEYEIDDYENEYDEDDEYDEEDETEEIDNSEMSFYGRNICILLNDSEDDRRNKLKTSEANLVKRFPKLKELSSIDRMQQILDGLFPEGFQKQMYVRNLTFTGKNGYDVKVLGIRPERTPGDFLEGYLPDEVSLLFKGHIAGKEFRVDSVFEVMDTEQLDFEVDVVATPYQSPERIGANFLYDILDNAGSLTEYTGEKLEEWKEYLAWKRELASRQIYGCKYFKVGFDEEKKRLNFWLVFEDPDTFKAFKKYLSRDIQVFDNNYSKDKWHFDFAGDINNRKQRFNSVELGRYRGVVSEYYLRDNSEFFDEEQEEKHILTEEEWMSGDYDDEVYEEETSKGSIYEAYDNPYIVQVAYDLNRRDIDEINQRNLDDEEAVQYVYDNILGNYYTDGFLALSAIGDFVLIRRFQQAIDQLERDECYSPNLAMWLFNVNRARTPEDIDIDIDKWLNPKIEKNENQKEAVRKMLAAPDLCLVQGPPGTGKTTVIAEAIYQFVRRGDRVLVASQSNDAVDNALERLADSPEIRAIRLGQKGKKKRKVEDLSTRKFGEDEALKYYYHALSLQLSKNWLDLWDSLESGGVQYDTDIRDASLFNQDIASLNTELSGLNQEYEDVRKEFALLTKEFERANDENTKLEEDRHQYRLASDCFNGESDSQFYLSEDMLKIFETKLNKLIDITTKVGIYLTPGLLDVEVMGLGKEQAYVYMISKNLKTLSGLCEKIRSAKGNDSSNDGEILILNSQLSDVKQKLLECLQEDDTDGAAQYTKEMKSLQKRIDELKFSSSVVTISDVEKSILGKNVIDGIEAGDTDKWLETFTLVIDKWTQAIALALATVKEEIASRKSIDVSEIIKRRSVAESKVSEIVERMDKTKAQIITKKQTLLKLREKYDIESTNANDIIAHIKQLKENNIRQLNEQRSFRNDWEKTIRGFKERLDDADAFKYDQEHYQQIYINACNVVGISCTDNMRNLTDNGYNDFDVVIIDEVSKATPPELLIPLMKARKAILVGDHRQLPPMFKEHEGSYKELAESQENAPEEVRDLLTQDNFKRFQKMVTSSLFKDYFEQAEDEIKHSLLVQYRMHTDIMDIINRFYEQRLSCGNSEEVERMEKSHDLTIKGVDGSTFITPTRHAYWIDSSFTPSDKPIYEVRPNNSTSNYNVLEKYIVMELLKKIADAYREQGYNKNNKKTVGVISFYQMQVNEIREAFREAKRTFDFSAIDVDINTVDRFQGKEKNIIITSLVRNNEKGRASKHVVAFERINVAFSRAQELLFIVGAKHMYENQAVQLPNMDMPGFKTAPVYKNIMEGLNRKGCFKTCNKIITPEIEEEIIAEYKEMGGKL; this is encoded by the coding sequence ATGGCAAATGACAAAGATTTTACGAAATTGATAGCGGGAATTGTTGGTGCTAGTATTGCAGGTGTAGCGGTATCTGCAACGGTTAAAGGTGTTAAATCATCAAGTAATAAAGACAAAGAAATAACCAATGCAACACACAAAAAAACATCAGATGATATTTTTGAGGAAGAACGTATCAAACAGGAAATGGATGATATGTGGAAACAAAAACAAATGGATGATATGTGGGAAGAACATAGAATTATGCAGCATTCAGTATGTGGCTCGGAAAGGAACAATATGGCAGATAGAAATGATAATAGCTTTTATGACAATGATGAATATGAAATCGACGATTATGAAAATGAATATGACGAGGACGATGAGTATGATGAAGAAGACGAAACAGAAGAAATAGATAATTCGGAAATGTCATTTTATGGACGCAACATTTGTATTTTGCTAAACGATAGTGAAGATGATAGAAGAAATAAATTAAAGACAAGCGAAGCAAATCTGGTTAAGAGATTCCCAAAATTAAAGGAATTATCTTCAATAGATAGAATGCAGCAAATCTTGGACGGATTATTTCCTGAAGGTTTTCAGAAGCAGATGTATGTAAGAAATCTTACCTTTACGGGTAAGAATGGTTATGATGTCAAGGTTCTTGGAATAAGACCTGAAAGAACACCAGGAGATTTTCTTGAAGGTTATTTACCAGATGAAGTGTCTTTGCTTTTTAAAGGACATATTGCTGGGAAGGAATTTCGAGTTGATTCAGTCTTTGAAGTAATGGATACAGAGCAGCTTGACTTTGAGGTGGATGTTGTTGCCACTCCTTATCAATCTCCTGAAAGAATAGGGGCAAACTTCCTTTATGATATTTTGGATAATGCCGGTTCACTTACAGAATATACAGGTGAAAAACTTGAAGAGTGGAAGGAGTATTTGGCGTGGAAACGAGAACTTGCTAGTCGTCAGATTTATGGATGCAAGTATTTCAAGGTAGGATTCGACGAAGAAAAGAAAAGGTTGAATTTCTGGCTCGTCTTTGAAGATCCGGATACATTTAAGGCATTTAAGAAGTATTTAAGCCGTGATATTCAAGTTTTTGACAATAACTATTCAAAGGATAAATGGCATTTTGATTTTGCTGGAGATATCAATAATAGAAAGCAGCGATTTAATAGTGTAGAACTTGGACGTTATAGAGGCGTTGTTAGCGAATACTATCTTAGGGATAATAGTGAATTCTTTGATGAAGAGCAGGAAGAAAAACATATATTAACCGAAGAAGAGTGGATGAGTGGCGACTATGATGATGAAGTATATGAAGAGGAAACTTCAAAGGGAAGTATTTACGAAGCATATGATAATCCTTATATAGTTCAGGTTGCTTATGATCTTAATCGTAGAGATATAGATGAGATAAATCAGCGTAATTTAGACGATGAGGAAGCAGTTCAGTATGTATACGATAATATTTTAGGTAATTACTATACGGATGGATTCTTGGCACTGTCTGCAATAGGAGATTTTGTACTTATTAGAAGATTCCAGCAGGCGATAGATCAGCTTGAAAGAGACGAATGCTATTCTCCAAACCTAGCCATGTGGCTTTTTAATGTAAACAGAGCAAGAACTCCTGAAGATATCGACATAGATATAGATAAGTGGCTTAACCCAAAAATAGAGAAAAATGAAAATCAGAAGGAAGCTGTTAGAAAAATGCTTGCTGCACCTGATTTATGTTTAGTTCAGGGTCCTCCAGGAACAGGTAAGACAACAGTTATTGCTGAGGCAATCTATCAGTTTGTTCGTAGAGGGGATAGAGTCCTTGTGGCATCGCAATCTAATGATGCGGTGGATAATGCATTGGAACGATTGGCAGATTCACCTGAAATTAGAGCTATAAGATTAGGTCAAAAAGGCAAGAAAAAGAGAAAAGTTGAAGATTTAAGTACCAGAAAGTTTGGAGAAGATGAGGCACTTAAATACTATTATCATGCTCTTTCACTTCAACTATCGAAGAATTGGCTTGATTTGTGGGATTCACTAGAAAGCGGTGGTGTACAGTACGACACAGATATTCGAGATGCGAGCCTTTTTAACCAAGATATTGCTTCTTTAAATACAGAATTGTCAGGATTAAATCAGGAGTATGAGGATGTAAGAAAAGAATTTGCCTTATTAACAAAGGAATTTGAAAGGGCCAATGATGAAAATACAAAGTTAGAAGAGGATAGACATCAGTATCGACTGGCATCAGATTGTTTTAACGGTGAATCAGATTCACAGTTCTATTTGTCTGAGGACATGCTAAAAATCTTCGAAACAAAGCTGAATAAGCTTATAGATATTACTACAAAAGTAGGTATATACCTTACGCCTGGCTTGCTCGATGTTGAAGTAATGGGACTTGGAAAAGAACAAGCCTATGTATATATGATTTCCAAGAATCTTAAGACACTGAGCGGATTATGTGAGAAGATTCGGAGCGCAAAGGGAAATGATAGTAGTAATGATGGAGAGATATTAATCCTTAATAGTCAGCTGTCTGATGTAAAGCAGAAACTTTTGGAGTGTTTGCAAGAAGATGACACTGATGGAGCCGCACAGTATACAAAAGAAATGAAGTCGTTACAAAAGAGAATTGATGAACTTAAATTCTCGTCCTCGGTGGTTACTATTTCTGATGTTGAAAAGAGCATTTTGGGGAAAAATGTAATAGATGGTATTGAAGCTGGCGACACGGATAAATGGTTAGAAACATTTACTTTAGTTATCGATAAATGGACACAGGCTATTGCGTTAGCTTTGGCTACAGTTAAGGAAGAAATCGCATCACGAAAAAGTATAGATGTATCCGAAATAATAAAACGACGTTCTGTTGCTGAAAGTAAAGTGTCAGAAATTGTTGAAAGAATGGACAAAACGAAAGCTCAGATAATTACTAAAAAGCAAACGTTATTAAAACTAAGAGAAAAGTACGACATAGAATCCACTAATGCTAACGATATCATTGCTCATATCAAGCAGTTAAAGGAAAACAATATTAGGCAGCTTAATGAGCAGAGAAGTTTTAGAAATGATTGGGAAAAAACAATTAGAGGTTTCAAAGAGCGTTTGGATGATGCAGATGCATTTAAGTATGACCAAGAACATTATCAGCAGATTTATATAAATGCATGTAATGTAGTAGGCATTTCTTGTACCGATAATATGAGGAATCTAACTGATAACGGATACAATGACTTTGATGTTGTAATAATTGATGAGGTTAGTAAAGCGACTCCACCAGAACTTTTGATTCCATTAATGAAGGCACGTAAAGCAATACTTGTAGGTGACCATAGACAGCTTCCACCTATGTTCAAAGAGCACGAAGGGTCTTATAAGGAACTTGCCGAAAGCCAAGAAAACGCACCAGAAGAGGTAAGAGATTTACTCACCCAGGATAATTTTAAGAGATTCCAAAAGATGGTTACTTCTTCATTGTTTAAGGATTATTTTGAACAAGCTGAAGATGAAATAAAGCATTCTTTGTTGGTACAGTATCGCATGCATACAGACATCATGGATATTATAAACCGATTCTATGAGCAACGTTTATCATGTGGTAATTCAGAAGAAGTTGAACGTATGGAGAAGAGCCACGATTTAACTATTAAAGGTGTAGATGGTAGTACTTTTATTACTCCGACAAGACATGCATATTGGATTGACTCTTCTTTCACTCCGAGTGACAAGCCGATCTATGAGGTTAGACCTAATAATAGCACCTCAAATTATAATGTCTTGGAAAAGTATATTGTAATGGAGTTGTTAAAGAAAATTGCTGATGCATATAGAGAGCAAGGATATAACAAAAACAATAAAAAAACTGTTGGAGTTATCAGCTTTTATCAGATGCAGGTAAACGAGATTAGAGAAGCGTTTAGAGAAGCAAAAAGAACATTTGATTTTTCGGCTATTGATGTGGATATTAATACAGTGGATAGATTCCAGGGTAAGGAAAAGAACATCATCATTACTAGTTTGGTAAGAAACAACGAAAAGGGACGTGCTAGTAAGCATGTAGTTGCTTTTGAACGTATTAATGTTGCGTTTTCAAGAGCTCAGGAGCTTCTGTTTATTGTTGGTGCTAAACATATGTATGAGAATCAAGCTGTTCAACTTCCTAATATGGATATGCCGGGATTTAAGACGGCTCCTGTATATAAAAACATTATGGAAGGACTTAACAGAAAAGGATGTTTTAAGACTTGCAATAAGATAATAACACCAGAAATAGAGGAAGAAATTATTGCTGAGTATAAAGAGATGGGGGGAAAATTATGA